A window of Hyperolius riggenbachi isolate aHypRig1 chromosome 1, aHypRig1.pri, whole genome shotgun sequence contains these coding sequences:
- the LOC137562885 gene encoding E3 ubiquitin/ISG15 ligase TRIM25-like: MASAELRKELECSICLNTYTNPITLLCGHSFCWECMDGVLDTQKTSGGYSCPECREKIQGKPKLKRNTTLHNIVQYFLYAESDKEDSQFSDTQVLHTREPAVTSCQVCEVSLCGNHLRVYSKAPEHDLCGPTTSLENRKCSVHEKVQEFFCTEDIISVCVSSLNDECSENKTESLKKASEKKKMKLLNDLQKLMMKTEVAEKSLRSLQECRTDSHNSDTERVFGQIRDLREWLLFQEKRVHVEISRQAKSMSGLCDDVKRLLSSKMHDIEELCNTTAPLTVLQKPEGGDLCDTEEGDNKDRQRDEQHHDREHLYMTYNSHASPDPIDEANGQTGIGEAAEILLDVNTAENYLHVSHDRRVASWTHIDQNGPDTPERFQEAPQVLSVQSFSSGRHYWEVDVGESECWRVGMCYPSIDRRGGQSCVGYNKKSWCLYKNGNQYSALHDGQKIHLLNNISSHKIRIYLDYEGGRISFYALCDPVRHLHTFTAAFTEPLHAAICVGYLGCVKIVGEHLEMWQSYQDL, translated from the coding sequence ATGGCATCTGCTGAGCTGAGAAAGGAGTTGGAGTGTTCCATATGTCTGAACACCTATACAAATCCCATAACATTGTTATGTGGACACAGCTTCTGCTGGGAGTGTATGGACGGTGTGCTGGACACACAGAAGACATCTGGAGGATATTCTTGTCCTGAATGCAGAGAAAAGATTCAGGGGAAGCCTAAACTGAAGAGGAACACCACACTGCATAACATTGTACAATATTTTCTGTATGCAGAGTCAGATAAGGAGGATAGCCAGTTCTCTGATACTCAGGTCTTACATACCCGGGAGCCTGCAGTTACATCTTGCCAGGTATGTGAAGTTTCTTTGTGCGGAAATCACTTGAGAGTCTACAGCAAGGCACCAGAACATGACTTATGTGGCCCCACCACTTCCCTggagaacaggaaatgttctgtccATGAGAAGGTCCAGGAGTTCTTCTGCACTGAAGACattatttctgtgtgtgtgtccagcCTGAATGATGAATGCTCTGAAAATAAAACGGAGTCTCTGAAAAAGGCATCtgaaaagaagaaaatgaagCTCCTGAATGATCTACAGAAACTGATGATGAAGACAGAGGTGGCTGAGAAAAGTCTCAGGAGTCTGCAGGAATGCAGGACAGATTCACATAACAGTGACACAGAGAGAGTCTTTGGCCAGATTAGAGACCTCAGGGAATGGCTTCTGTTCCAGGAGAAGAGAGTCCACGTTGAGATCTCAAGACAGGCAAAGTCGATGTCTGGCTTATGTGATGATGTGAAACGGCTACTGTCCAGCAAGATGCATGACATTGAAGAGCTGTGTAACACGACTGCACCACTGACTGTGTTACAGAAACCGGAAggaggtgacttgtgtgacacagaggagggggataaCAAGGACAGACAGAGAGATGAACAGCACCATGATCGAGAGCATCTTTATATGACTTACAACTCACATGCTTCACCTGATCCTATCGATGAGGCAAATGGACAGACAGGAATAGGAGAAGCTGCTGAGATATTACTGGATGTAAATACAGCTGAAAATTATTTACACGTGTCACATGACAGGAGAGTTGCATCATGGACCCATATAGACCAGAATGGTCCAGACACACCAGAGAGGTTTCAGGAAGCTCCTCAGGTGTTGAGTGTTcagagtttctcctcagggcgacattactgggaagtggatgttggggAATCAGAGTGCTGGCGAGTTGGGATGTGTTACCCCAGCATAGacaggagaggaggtcagtcaTGTGTTGGGTATAATAAGAAGTCCTGGTGCTTGTACAAGAATGGCAATCAATATTCAGCATTACACGATGGTCAAAAGATACATTTGCTAAACAATATCTCCAGTCACAAAATTAGGATATATCTTGATTATGAGGGTGGGAGGATCTCATTTTATGCTCTGTGTGATCCAGTCcgacacctccacaccttcactgccgcctttactgagcccctccatgctgcaaTATGCGTAGGGTACTTGGGCTGTGTGAAGATAGTTGGGGAGCATTTGGAGATGTGGCAAAGCTAccaagacttgtga